GGTCTGCCGGGTGCGCCGTAAGAAGCCCTACAGCTCCTACCGGGGCCAGGCGGGCCAGGTGGCGCCGAACCTGCTGGAGCGTGACTTCACCGCGCAGGGGCCGAACCAGAAATGGGTGACCGACGTGAGCGAGTTCGCCGTCGCGGGCCACAAGGTCTACCTGTCACCGGTCATGGACCTGTTCGACCGGCAGATCATCTCCTACACGGCGGGTCTGTCACCGAACCTGGAGTTGACCAACACCTCCTTGCGAGAAGCGTTGAAGACCCTGGCCCCTGGTCAGAGCCCGCTGGTCCACTCCGACCAGGGGTTTCAGTACCAGCATGTGTCCTGGCGGCGTCTGCTCGCCGGGGTCGAGGGCATCCAGTCGATGTCACGCAAGGGCAACTGCCTGGACAACGCGGTGATCGAGAGCTTCTTCGGCCACCTGAAGGAGGAATTCTTCACCCATGCCGAGTTCGAGACCGTCGAGGAGTTCACCGCGGGGTTGGAGGAGTACATCGCCTGGTTCAACCACGAACGCGTCCACAGCTACCTTGAGGGCCTGAGCCCGGTGCAGTACCGAGCTCAGGCCCTGGCGGCCTAACCTTTAGTTAGCCGGTCCAACTATCGGGGACCAGTTCACCGCGCTGTCGGGGCCCTTGTGGGTACTTCTGCGGGTGTTGGCTCCAGCGGGTCAGGCGGCCGGGTTGACGGCGCGCCCGCGCGCGGCCGCGAACAGGAACACCACGGCGGCGCCCACCGCCGTCGCCAGCATCACCGCGGTCATGCTCGCCAGGGTGGTGGAGCCGGTCAGACCCGCGGTGGCGGCCAGTGCCGAACCCACACCGAACTGCAGGGTGCCCAGCAGCGCCGAGCTGGTCCCGGCGATCTCCGCGGGCTGTCCGGACAACGCCATCGCGGTGGCGTTGGGCGAGATAAGCCCGGTGAAGACCATCATCACGAACAGAGCGGCGGTGACCGTCAGCAGGTCGGCCCGGCCGATCATGGCCAGCAGGCCCATCCCGCCGACGGAGGCGACCGCGCCCGCGAGCCCCAGCCCGAGGCGTCGGCGCAGCTCCACCCGGCGGATCAGCACCACGTTGACCTGGTTGCCGAGGATCATCCCGAGCGTGGTCACGCCGAAGATCAGACTGAACTGCTGGGCGGTCGCCCCGAACTCGGCCTGGGACACGAACGAGAACGCCGAGATGTAGGTGAAGCTCATCCCGAAGCTCAGCGCCAGGACCATCGTCGGCGCGATGAACCCGGGGTCGCGCAGCAGCCGGCCGAACGTACTGGCCAGGACCCGGGGATCCTGTCGCCGTCGCTGCTCCTTCGGCAGGCTCTCGGGCAGGGCGAACAGCACCAGGGCGAAGGTGGCGGCCCCGGTCAGGCCCAGCACGCCGAAGATCAGCTGCCAGGGGCCGAACAGCAGCAGTTGTCCGCCCAGCACCGGGCCGAGCATCGGCGCGAGCCCGGTGAGCAGCATGAGCCGGGAGAAGAAGGTGGCGGCGGTGTCGCCGTGGAACACGTCCCGCACCACGGCTCGGGAGACCACCAGGCCGGCCGCGGCGGAGAGCCCCTGGAGGAATCGCAGCGCCATGAACGACTCGGCCGAGGACACGAACACGATCGCGAACGTCACCGCCGTGAACACGCCGGTCCCCACGAGCAGGGGCAGTCGGCGGCCCCAGCGGTCGCTGAGCGGGCCGGTGACCAGCTGGCCGAGGGCCAAGCCCGCCATCACGGCGGTCAGGGTCAGCTTGACCCGGGCCTCACTGGCCCCGAGGTCGGCCGCGATCTCGGGGAGCGCGGGCAGGTAGAGGTCGGTGGCGAGCGGGCCGATGGCTGACAGGACGCCGAGGACGAGGACGAGCATGGCGACGGAGCGGCGCGAGGGCGGGGTGCCCACACGTGCGCCGCTGTTCCGGCCGCCGCCGTCGCGGTCGTTCGGGCTGTTTCGGCGCGCGTTCGAGCGCACAGCGGTAAGGCTCACGAGCTCTCCAGAGCATGGCTGTGGAAGGTCAGGGTCAACCTGGGGGTTGGTGTTCGGCGCCGTGAGCCACCTTCGGGTGGGGCACCTGATGGGCGGTCCCATGCGGGGACACTCCGCGTGCAACGGGTGGCCAGGGGAAGGCAATCCCCGCTTGACCCGGGTTTGTCGGTGATCCGAACCACAGGCGGAAATCCCCTGCCCATGAGGGATTCCGTGCGGCGTGAGGGCGCTCACCACAGGCTTGGCAGGCGGGCTTGGAGCATTCCGCGGGGGTTGACACTGTCAATATGAGGCCTGAAGTTGTCAGTGTCTACACGCTGCCCCGGCTGCGGGTCGACGTCGTCAGCCAAGGGGGCGCGTATGTTCTCCCCGCTGGCCGGTCCACCCGCCGCTGGCGCCGGGCGGTCGCCCTGGTGACGGTGGTGGCCGTACCGCTGGCCCGGACCCCGGGGCGCGGATCGAGCGCGCCGCGGAAGGGCTTGTGCGCCTTTCGGTCCCCTACGACGGGGCTCCCGACGGCCCGGCCAACCTCGACCTTGTCCGTGCGATCCGTGCCGAACCCGCCCCGGCCGGGGCGCGGGAGTTCCTGGTCGGTGGGGCGGGTGCCCCGGCCGCGACCCTGGAAGATGTCGAACGCGCCGTGGCGTTGGTGCACGCCCTGACCCACGGCGCGGTGGAACTGGCCCTGGCCGGACACCTGGCCCCGGACAGGGGCGCACCGACCCGGCGGGCCTGGTGGACGGCCCGCCCTCCTACGTGAAAGCCGTCGCCTGAGCGCGGCGGTCAGGCGACGGCGGAGGGCGGCCAGAGGTCAGCGGTCAGGAGTCAGCTGCCGTGCGGCCGGTTGCTGCTGTCGGGCTGCTGGACCTCCTGCAGGGAGGCACGCAGGCGGGCGTCCTCCTCGGCGCGGGCGGCGCGGCGCAGGCGGTGCCAGGAGGTGGCCCAACGGAGGCGTTCGCCCTCGTCGGTGCCGACGCAGGCGGTCACGAAGGCCATCAGGAACACGTAACCGGGGAGCTCGGTCCCCTCAAGGGCGCGCTGGAACTTGGCGGAGCTGACCACGCCGCCGCACTTGTACTCCAGCTCCAGGTACGACCAGTCGCCGGCCCAGGCGAGGTAGCGGCGCATGGTGAGGAGGAACTCCGCAGGGGTGTTCGCGTCCATGGGGTTGGGGCGCTGCTCCGGGCCGGGGCGCGCACTCTCGGTGGGATCGATGGGGAGGGTCATGGGCTCGGAGGGGACGCGGTCCAGCCAACCGGCCCGGTGGAGTGAGCGGTTGGGGCCGGTCGGTTCGAGGACGCCCGGGACACGCACACTGCCTCCTTTTCGGCGGTCGGCGAGACGGCCGGGATCACGGAAAGAATCTCCAGCACCCGTATGGCACGGATGCGGACAAGGGGGTTCTGAGAAGACCGGCCGTCGGATGGGGCGTTGTGGCGGGAACTCCGACTGATCGGTTACAGGGAAATCTACCGGAAGAAGACGACACGCGAAAGCGCGTGGTGTCCGGGTTTGTGGGAGGCGTGCGTCTCTTTCCGACAAGGTAGCTTCGCCACGGGGTGTCCTGTTGGGGACTTTTCTAGGAAAACGGATCAAAGGTGATCTCTGGCCCCGTGGGAAACGTCTGTAATGTCAAGAACATTCTTTTCCCTGTTCACTTGCTTGCCACCGGAAAACGATCTTTCTTTTTCGGTAAATGGCGAGCCCAAAATGAGAGATTAAGAGTGTCCGTAACTAGGGGTCAGGGTTCCCACCACAGGGCGGTGGAGTCGTCCCGGACCTTTGCGCGCGGATACCTCCGACACGACGGGTCCGCCGCCTCCAGCACTCGGACCCGTTCCACCAGGGCGCCCGGTCCCTGCCGCCGGGCCAGGTCGAAGGAGTCCTCCCACGACAGCTCCCCGAAGACCTCCACCGCGCGGCTCGCGCCGTCGGTCATCGCCAGGAACGCGCCCCTGGGAACCGTTCCGACCAGGGCCTCCTCGGCGGCACCGGGGTTGGCGCCCGCCGTCCAGAACCCGCCCGGGACGTTGCGCCAGGAGCGGGCCGGGGTCCCCGGGGCCAACCGGGGCCGCAGGTCGTCCAGCCGCGTGTCCGCGAGCCGCCGGACCTTCCCGCCCTCCTCGGTGAGCAGCACCGAGTCCGACAGCACCAGGTACTCCAGGTGGTCCGCGCCGACCCGGACCGCCACCACCGTCGCCGAAGGAGACTGCTGGTTCCCGAGGTCGCAGGTCCCCTCGTGCGCGGCCGCGACCGAGGTGATCGCGTCCGCCAGCGCCTCGCGCAGGTTCATCCCCGCGTCCGCACCGGCCAGCAACAGCGCCCCCAGCCGACGCGTGTGCCAGGAGACCCCGTGCGAGCAGCCGTTGTCGAGGTCGGCGGGGGCGCTCACCCCGTCGAGCAGGACCGCGCAGGTGGCGGTCGCGGCGGCGAAGTCCTCGTTCGGGTGATCGGGGCGGCCGGGGGAGGTGGCGATGAGGAAGGGCACGAGCCCCCTCCTACCCGCCAGGCACGCGCGAACACGGCTCAGGATGTGGTGCCGCGCACACGAAAGCCCCGTAAAGCCCCTGAACAACAGCAAAGGGCCCACGCACAACGGCGCGGGCCCAGGAAGGGGTTTCGGGTCAGCGCACGACCACGGTGGCGTACACGTCCAGGTGGCCCTGCTCCCACAGCCAGTCCATGGCGGCCAGGCTCACCCGGGCACAGCCCTTGGAGGCGGGCTGGGCCGGGACGCTGGGGTAGCCGTGCACGGCGATACCGCCGTTGAAGTACTTGGGCCGGTACAGCGCCCCGTAGGGTCCCGGGTCCCAGGAGTCGACGTCCCGGAAGACCGCGTACTCGCCCGTGGGCGTGGTGGCGATCCGCTCCGAACCGTCGGAGCCCTCGTAGGGCTGACCGGAACCGGTGGACGTGTGGATCACGCTCTTGACCTCGCCGTCGGTGACGACCAGCAGCAGCTGGCGTTCGAGGTCGATCTCCACCACCGAACCGGACTCCGTGGTGGCGGAGGGGACCGTGCCCGCGCTGAGCGCGGCCCGGGTGTCGGGGCCGACGATCCCGTCCCGGTCGATCCCGGCGGCCTTCTGGAGCGCCAGTACGGCGTGCTCGGTGTGCAGGCCGAAATGGCCGTCCACGCCGTCGATCCAGTAGCCGAGCGCGGACAGCCGCTCCTGGAGCGCGCTCACCTGGGCGCCGGTGTCGCCGGTGCGCAGGTCCGAGGCCACCTCCACCGTGGCGGGGGAGGAGGCGGCCGCCGGGGCGGGAGCGGGTACGGCGTGCGCCGGTGCGGCCAGCAGCGGCGATCCCACCGCCAGGGCGCAGGCCGCCCCGAGGGTGAGGGTGGTCGTTCGGACGGGGTTCCTTGCGAAGGGTGATCGGGGGGAAACCATACGTCCCATTTACCCACAAGTCCGCCGCTGTCCCGGACCCGGGGCCGCCGCCGTCGGAACCGCCGGGTCACCGGCGGTTCCGGGGTTCGGGCTCCTCGGCGACGCTCCGGTCTCCGGCGACGGGCCCACTACCCGAGTTGCCCGGACTACTCGAAGCGGGAGCTGCGCACCGGGCCGGATGTCGCCACCGGCAGGCGCGGGCCCCGGGCCCAGTGGTCCGCGACCGCCTCGGCGAAGGGCACCAGCGCCGCGCCCCGGTCCTCTTCCCCCTCCTCGGGTTCGGCTGCCAGGATCCGCTCGGCCAGTTCCCCCTCCGGGGAGTCGTCCGCTGGGATCCGCTCGACCTCGCTGTCCGGACCCGGCGGCATGCGGAGGGTCTCGCCCCACGGCTCGACGACGTGCTGGTGCAGCACGTCGACCACGTCGGCGCTGACCCCGGGCGGGGAGGTCCAGCAGGAGGCGCGCTCGAACAGGATCTGGCCGGGCGCGCGGGGCACCAGCGCGCGCAGGAGTTCGGGTTCGCTGTCGTTCAGGTCGTAGGCGACCACCAGGGCGTCCGAACGCTCGGGGTCCACCGGGACCACCGGAAGGTCCAGCAGCCGTGCGGCGGCCAGGCCGAGGATCCGGCTGGAGCGGTCCGGCAGCGGCATGACCGCGTCCGGCCGCGTCCCGGCGGCCTCCAGAACCGCGGCCAGGTTCAGCAGACCGTTCCGGCACAGGGCGTACTGGTCGCCGAGGTGGGCGAACCGGCCGTTCATGCCCTCGTCGAAGCCGAACGGGGAGAGGTGCCCGAGGATCGACCCGGTCAGCGTGAACTGCCAGCCGCGCAGGTCCTGGCCGTCCAGGGCGCCCGCCGTACGGGCGGTCCCGGCGCGGTCCACCATCCGGGTGATCCGGTCGTGGGCCAGGTCCCAGCTGTCGTCCCCGGGGGTCGACAAGTGGTCCAGGACCTCCCGTGCGGTGCCCACGTCCCCGGAGCACAGGGCGTTGTAGGCGAGCAGGTAGCCGCCGGGCCAGTCCGGGAGGTCGCCCCGCCAGGCGCGCAGCTCCCGCACCGCGTCGGCGTGCCGTTCCTCGTCCTCCAGGGCCGAGACCAGCTCCCACAGGGCCGGGGCCGCCGCGGGTGCCAGCGCACGGGCGGCCCGCAGCGCCGGGACCGCCAGGTGCGGGGCCCCGGCCTCCAGGCACTCGAACCCGAAGTCGTAGCAGGCCTGGGCGCTGTCGGGCTGCTCCCGCAGGGCTTCGGACACGGTCGCGAGGTCGTCCAGGCCCTGGGCGCGCGCGACCGCGGCGCTGAACTCGGCCAGGTCCCGCACCGGAAGGTCGTCCGCGCTCGCGCGCAGGGACCGCACCGCGGCCGGGGCGTCGCCCGCCTCCAGCGTCTTCCAGGCGCCGGGCAGGTCCGATGTCATGGTGGTGCCTTTCGCTCCGGGGGCGGGTCCCGTTCGGGACCCGCGGTGCTCCGACGCCCCGCGCACCGCCCCGGTTCACGACGGGCGCCACACGGGGCGACAACGGATCCCTACCCGGCCACGGGCGGAGCCCACCGGTCAGCGGTGGTCCGGTCTCCCCTCCAGGGAACGGGACTCCAGGGAACAGGCCACCTGGGCCAGGGCACGGCAGCGGGCGAACTCCACGGGGGTGAACGGCAGCCCCGCGCGGTGGACGGTCAGGGTGCCGCCGCCGGGCGCGGGCAGGAGCATGGTGGTACCGAGGAGTTCCTCCCGGGGCTGGGGCGC
This DNA window, taken from Nocardiopsis exhalans, encodes the following:
- a CDS encoding IS3 family transposase; the encoded protein is MRVHAVVALKAEHRLDVLLKVAGLARSTFFYHQARLEHPDAQAALKAQIRRLFDHNKGRYGHRRIHDQLLKKGWRVAKKTVLKLMNQLGLVCRVRRKKPYSSYRGQAGQVAPNLLERDFTAQGPNQKWVTDVSEFAVAGHKVYLSPVMDLFDRQIISYTAGLSPNLELTNTSLREALKTLAPGQSPLVHSDQGFQYQHVSWRRLLAGVEGIQSMSRKGNCLDNAVIESFFGHLKEEFFTHAEFETVEEFTAGLEEYIAWFNHERVHSYLEGLSPVQYRAQALAA
- a CDS encoding multidrug effflux MFS transporter, producing the protein MSLTAVRSNARRNSPNDRDGGGRNSGARVGTPPSRRSVAMLVLVLGVLSAIGPLATDLYLPALPEIAADLGASEARVKLTLTAVMAGLALGQLVTGPLSDRWGRRLPLLVGTGVFTAVTFAIVFVSSAESFMALRFLQGLSAAAGLVVSRAVVRDVFHGDTAATFFSRLMLLTGLAPMLGPVLGGQLLLFGPWQLIFGVLGLTGAATFALVLFALPESLPKEQRRRQDPRVLASTFGRLLRDPGFIAPTMVLALSFGMSFTYISAFSFVSQAEFGATAQQFSLIFGVTTLGMILGNQVNVVLIRRVELRRRLGLGLAGAVASVGGMGLLAMIGRADLLTVTAALFVMMVFTGLISPNATAMALSGQPAEIAGTSSALLGTLQFGVGSALAATAGLTGSTTLASMTAVMLATAVGAAVVFLFAAARGRAVNPAA
- a CDS encoding protein phosphatase 2C domain-containing protein — protein: MPFLIATSPGRPDHPNEDFAAATATCAVLLDGVSAPADLDNGCSHGVSWHTRRLGALLLAGADAGMNLREALADAITSVAAAHEGTCDLGNQQSPSATVVAVRVGADHLEYLVLSDSVLLTEEGGKVRRLADTRLDDLRPRLAPGTPARSWRNVPGGFWTAGANPGAAEEALVGTVPRGAFLAMTDGASRAVEVFGELSWEDSFDLARRQGPGALVERVRVLEAADPSCRRYPRAKVRDDSTALWWEP
- a CDS encoding L,D-transpeptidase family protein — translated: MVSPRSPFARNPVRTTTLTLGAACALAVGSPLLAAPAHAVPAPAPAAASSPATVEVASDLRTGDTGAQVSALQERLSALGYWIDGVDGHFGLHTEHAVLALQKAAGIDRDGIVGPDTRAALSAGTVPSATTESGSVVEIDLERQLLLVVTDGEVKSVIHTSTGSGQPYEGSDGSERIATTPTGEYAVFRDVDSWDPGPYGALYRPKYFNGGIAVHGYPSVPAQPASKGCARVSLAAMDWLWEQGHLDVYATVVVR